The sequence GCTGATTTCGATCTCGTCGGCGCCGACCAGCCCCCACCCGACCATCGGCGCGCCCGCATGGCGGCGGCAATCGGTACAGTGGCAAAGCGCATGATGCTGCACCGCAGTGCTCATCGAATAACGGATCGCGCCGCAATGGCATTGGCCGCTGGCACGGGGGGCTTGAGTGGTCATTTTGCTCTCCTGGATGAATCGGAATGAGAACATAACATAAACAAACGACAGGCAGAGGTCGAGTACGCTGTCAAAGATGATTAACGCCAAATTATTCACGCTGTGGCAGGGAAGCGCGATGATGACAAAAGAGCTTCTCGGCACGATCGTGCGGCGGCCATTCCTGCTGGTCATCCTCGCCTTTGCGATTGCGGCGCTGTACGGGCCCGATGCGAATCTGACGCTTTTTTATCTTCATCGCCAGGATCGCTGGCTGTTGCTCGCCGCCGCCCTGTTGCTCGCACTTTCTGTCTGGAAGCTGCCCGCCCGAACGCGGCCATTTGCGGGCGACTGGCGATTGGCGTTCGGCGTCGGGCTTGTGATGGCGGCGATCGCATTTGTCGGCCACTATTGGATTCTGTCGGGATACGACCTCAGCCGCGACGAGCAAATGGCGACGTTCGATGCCGCAGTCTACGCCCGCTGGACACTGACTGCACCCCTTACCGGCGTGTGGCGCGATCATGCTGCGGCACTCAACACGATGTTCATGTACCCCGCCGATCCCCGTGCTGGCTGGCTGTCAGATTATCTGCCCTTCAACGCGGCCCTGCGGGCGTGGTTAGGTCTGGTAGCGACGCCGACGTTAGCCGGACCGTTGATGACGTTCCTCGGTGCGCTGGCAATCTGGCTTTGCGGTCGGCGCATTTGGCCCGAGCGGCATGAGTCGGCGATTGTGGGACTTTTGCTTTATGCTGGTTCCGCACAGATTCTCGTCAATGGCATGACCGCCTATGCGATGCCGGCCCATCTGACGCTCAATCTCCTCTGGCTGTGGTTGTTCCTGCGGCGATGTTGGTGGCGAGACGTTCTGGCGTTGATGACAGGCTTTGTCGCGGTGGGACTGCATCAGCCAATCATGCATCCGATGTTCGTCGCTCCCATTCTCTTCCTATTGTTGATGGAAAGGAACTGGCGCCGCGCGGCGCTCTATTTCACCGGCTATGCTGCGATAGGTCTTTTCTGGATGTGGTGGCCGCTCTGGATGTCGATGCTGGTGCAAGGCGGTGATGTCGCGCAAAATGCAAATCATGCCGATTATGTGACGCGGCTGATGAATGCATTGGCTATGGGAGATGGATTACGGGTCGCGAATATGGTGTCCAACCTGTTGCGTTTCGTCGCCTGGCAACATCTATTGCTTGTGCCCTTGTTCGTTCTCGGTTTGTCGGTTGCTCGCCATGATCGACTGGCGGGGGCGTTGGCCGCGGGGATTTTGCTGACAGTCGTGACGATGGCTGTGATATTGCCTTATCAAGGACATGGTTTTGGATATCGCTATCTACATGGTCTCATCGGCAGTTGTATTCTGCTCGCCGTTTATGGCTGGGAGTCGGTGAGGGAAAACTTGGCCGAGTGGCGCTCGCTGCTTTTGCGCACGACCTGTCTTGGCATAATCTTTCTCCTTCCGCTCCAGCTGTGGATGGCTCATAGCTTCTACGCATCTCCCGCCGCCGTTTCGGCGCGCATTGATCGCAGCCTTGCCGATTATGTTGTGATCGGCGAGGACGACGCTCCGTTCTCGATCGATCTCGTCATCAACCGACCCTTTCTGGACAAGGGGCCGACCCGTCTTCGACGGCAGGCTCTGACCCCCGAGTTCATGAAAATTCTCTGCGCGTCCGGGCCGACCATTGCACTTGCCGAACCGCGACATCTGGAACCGATCCTGCGTTATTATGAATTAGAGCCGCCATTCGGTGCTGCAAACATCAGCCAAAAGGTCGGTTCGCAATTGCGTCGCGCTGGATGCGAACTGATCCCGCTGTGATGAAAGGGGACAGGAAGATGGACGGGATCGACCCGGGCGGCGCGACGTCGATTCCCCGCGTGGATGCAGACGACGGAAGAGGAGGCTCGTCGCAGACGAAAGTTGTAATCTTCAGCGCTTATTTCCCATCGCACGGCGGTGGAATGGAACTCGCATGCGCGGACCTCGCCGGGGCTCTGCATCGTGCCGGAATGCGGGTCGAATGGGTGTCGCAGGCTGACGGCGAACCCGGAGATCAACCCGGTATCAAATATACGCCTGTTACTGGTACGGATTTCATATACGCCTTGAGCGGTGTGCCGCTTCCCATTCCCATGCCGTGGAGCATTCCCGCTATTTCACGCGCCATAAATCGAGCTGACGTCGCCATCGTCGCTGAAGCGAACTTCATTCTGAGCGCGATCTCCTTTCTTGTGGCTAAATGGAATCGAACGCCGACATTGCTGATTCAGCATGTTGGAGAACCCTCCACCGTGTCGAAGCTCGCAAGATTTGTAATGCGAATCGGGGAGGCTTTGGTGGTCCGTCCCATGGTTCGCAGCGCCGATACGGTGATATGCGTCAGTCCGGTTGTTGCGCGGCATTTTGCCAGGATCCGCACCAAGTCGGACTGTCTCACAATCGGCCATGGGCTGGACTTGAACATGTTCAGGCCATCGATCGATCGCGCAGAGAAGGACGAGGATCGCGCTGCGTTAGGCTTGGAACGGGATCGACGGATTGCCGCTTTTGTCGGGCGATTGACCGAGAGCAAGGGTGTATCGATCATTGCGGGCATGGCCGCTCGTCGCCCGGACTGGACTTTCGTCATCGCCGGAACGGGCCCGATCGACCCTCGGCTGTGGAATCTCGCAAATGTGAAAGTTCTTGGGCATCTGGGCCGCGATCAAGTTGCGAAGCTCTATCGGGCGAGCGACGTGACGGTCCTTCCCAGCCCGTCAGAGAGTTTCTCGCTTGTCGTGCGTGAAGCGCTAGCGGCAGGTTGCCGCGTCCTTTGCTCCGACCAGATACTCGAAACCGATGCTGGTCTTCGGCCCTTCATCGTGACGGAAAGGGTGGACCTTGGACATCCCCACGAAACCGCCGGGCGGTTTGCCGCAGCGCTTGATCGGTGCCCGACAGCCCCCGCGTCCGAAGCCCGAGCCTATGTGATGGAACACTGTTCTCCGGCGCATCTTTTCGGTCGGTACATCGGGTTGATCGAGGAGATGAAGCGGCGCGGAGAAACCCCATGATCCGCAGCTACCGAACGGCATTCATATCGCTGTCGCTCATTGTTGCGGCGCTCGCGATGTGGCTGTGGTTGCGCAATTTCGATGTCTCGACTGCCGAATTGGCTGTCCTTCTTGATAATCTGAACTGGTGGTCGATCGCGCCGCTCTTCGCTCTGGTCGCGGGCCATGTTGCGCTTTCGTCCTGGCGCTGGTCCATAATAGAAGGCGTCTTGGCCGGTGAACGTCCATCCTTCGGCCCCGCCTATACGACCGGAGCGCTGGCGCAGGCATTGGGGACATTCCTTCCATCGCCGCTCGTTCATGCCGCCTGTCGCGGAATGGCCAATCGCTTGAACGGCGAAAACGGTCTGAGAGGCGCATTCTCGGGAGGACTCGACCAAATGGCCGATTTTGCGGTCGTGTTGCTTATGGCTGTTCCTGCCGCATTTGCATTGGCATATCGCGACATCGACATCTACCTGTTGGGGGCAGCGCTGGTCGCTCTGCTCGGGCTGGGTCTGACCATCTTGTTGCCCGCCCTCTGTCGACCGTTTCGTCGATTTTCCATCTTCCGTGGCAAAGCCGCGATATTGTTGCGGTTCGATCACCCGGTCCTGCTGAAGCTATATGGCATTTCCTTGCTACGGCTCGCCAATCTGACAGGAATGAACCTTGTTGTTCACGCCGCGATCGGAACAGCCACAATCGACGCAATTCTGGTAGGCGTGCCTTTGGTCGCGCTGGCCACATCTGTGGCTATGTTGCCGGGTGCGCTTGGGGTCTCCGAATGGAGCTTCTCGGCCATTTTTGATCGTTTCGGCGTGGATCCTGTCGGAATCGTGCTGTTCGTTCTCGCGAATCGCATATTGTTGACGGGCGTTTCTCTGGCGGTAGCGGCGTCCACCCTGCTCATGAGGGCGCCATCCTGGCTCAGGATGAGGCTCGATGCGGTTTCGCCCGGTTAGCGATTGTTGGCGCTATTCGCCGCCGCGGATTCGAGTCTCGCCATGATGCTCGAAAGCTGGAGATAGCGAAGCAGCTTGGCCTCCTTTCGTCCCCGCGTAACCGTATCGAGGATGAGGCCACAGAATAAATTCAGGAATGCCAGGATCATCGTTCCGGTCGCGAGGACGGCCATCGGCAGGCGCGGCACGGTGCCACTCTGTGCATATTCGACAATAACCGGATAGCCGAACAGGAGCGACAGGCAGAAGAGCATGAGTGAAATCGAACCGAACAGGGCAAAAGGCCGCTCCTGTTTCAGCAGCATGCCGATAGTCCAAAGGATGCGAAAGCCGTCCGAGACGGTCTGGAGTTTGCTTTCGGATCCTTCGACACGGTCCTTGAAGCGCGTGGGCATCTCGCCCACCGGCATTTCCAATTGCAGCGCATGGATCGTCAATTCGGTTTCGATTTCGAAGCCTTGCGACATCGGCGGGAAGGATTTGACAAAGCGTCGCGAAAAGACGCGATAACCGCTCAGCATGTCGCTGAAGACGCCGCCGAACATCGTCCGCACGAGCGACGTCAGCATCCAGTTGCCGAATCGGTGCGCGGGCCGATAGGCAGTGCCGCTGACGTCGGTGCGTGTACCGACGACCATGTCGAGGCCGTCATCGATGAGCTGGCGGATCAACTCGGGGGCTGCTCCTGCGTCATAGGTGTCGTCGGCATCGCACATCAGGTAGATGTCGGCGTCGATGTCGGCAAACATGCGGCGCACAACAAAGCCTTTGCCCTGCCGTTTTTCGCTGCGGACGATTGCCCCTGAGCCGCGCGCGATGTCTGCTGAATTGTCGCTGCTGTTATTGTCGTAGACATAGATGTCGGCGTCGGGCAGCATCGAACGGAACCGCTCTACAACGGTAGCGATAACCAGCCCTTCGTTATAGCAGGGGAGAAGGACCGCGATGGTTGGCGCGCGGTTTTCCTGTGGCAAGGGGCTTGCGGCCTCGAACTGCCTTACGCGCATATACATGTGTCAGGAAATCCCCACGAAACCTCGCCAATTTCTTAGAGGAAGCTAGGGAAAACTAGTTAACAACTGCTTAGGGCGTGCGTCCGGGCGGCTCTGATTGTCCTGTGGGGATGGGCTTTGGCGGATGTCAGTCACCCAGGTCGACCCCATGCGCCGCCGCCCAGTCCCGATACTGCCCGCGCGGGTCGGGCGCCGGCTGGGCGAGGATCGCGGGCATGTCGGCGCGGAGCTTGCCGAGGTCGAGCGAGCGGATCATCGCCTTGACCGGGCCGACGCCCGCGGGGGTGATCGACAGGCGGTCGATACCAAGTCCGAGCAGCGCCATCGCCTCCAGTGGGCGCCCGCCCATTTCGCCGCAGACGCCGAGCGCGACCTTCGATCCCGACACGATTTTCACCACGCGCGCGAGGTAGCGCATCACCGTCGGCGACAGCCAGTCGTAGCGCTCGGCGAGCCGCGGGTGCGCGCGGTCGGCGGCGAAGAGAAATTGCGTCAGGTCGTTGGTGCCGATCGACAGGAAGTCGAGGTGCGGCAGCATCAGGTCGAGCGTTTCGACCAGCCCCGGCACTTCGAGCATCGCGCCATAGCGGATCGCGACCGGCAGCTTCTTGTTGTGGCTGGCAAGCCACGCGCGCTGGCCGACGAACAGCTGGCGCGCGGCCTCATATTCCCACGGCTCCGACACCATCGGGAACATGACGTTGAGCGTGCGTCCGGCCGCGGCCTCCATCAGCGCGCGCGCCTGGACCTTCAAAAGCCCTTCGCGGTCGAGCGCAAGGCGCAGCGCGCGCCAGCCCATCGCCGGATTTTCCTCCTGCGCGCCGCCTTCGACATTCATATAGGGCAGCGCCTTGTCGCCGCCGATGTCGACGGTGCGGAAGATCACCGGGCGGTCGCCCGCGGCGTCGAGCACGTCGCGATACAGCCGCTGCTGCCGTTCGCGCGCGGGCAGCGTCGCCGAAACGAGGAACTGGAACTCGGTGCGGAACAGCCCGATTCCGCGCGCGCCGGTAAGGTCAAGCGCCGCGACATCCTCGCGCAGTCCCGCGTTGATCATCAGCTCGATCGGCACCCCGTCCCTGGTGACCGCGGGAAGGTCGCGCAGCGCAGCGAGATCGGCGCGGCGCTTCTGCGAAATGGCGAGCTTGGCGTCGAATGCCTCCTGCACGGCGGGCGTCGGGCGGACGTGAACCGTTCCCGCTCCGGCGTCGAGCAGCAACAGATCGCCCTCGCGGATCGAGCTGCGCACGTCGCGGACGCGGCCGATCACGGGAACGCCCATCGCGCGCGCGACGATGATGACGTGGGCCGTCAGCGAGCCTTCCTCGAGCACGACGCCCTTCAGGCGGCGGCGGTCATATTCGAGCAGCTCGGCGGGGCCGAGGTTGCGCGCGATCAGGATCGAATCCTGCCTGAGCCCCATCTGCGCCGCGGTGCCCATCTGTCCCGACACGATGCGGATCAGCCGGTTCGACAGATCCTCAAGATCGTGCATCCGGTCGCGAAGCAGCGGATCGTCAATCTGGCGCATTCGCATACGGGTGCGCTGCTGGACGCGCTCGATCGCCGCCTCGGCGGTCAGCCCGCTGTCGATCGCCTCGTTGATCCGTCGCGACCAGCCCTCGTCATAGGCGAACATCTTGTAGGTTTCGAGCACCTCTTCATGCTCGCCGCCGACCCCGAACTCGGCCTGGCTCGCCATGCGGTCAATCTGTTCGCGCATCTTGTCGAACGCGGCGTAGACGCGGTGGCGCTCGGCCTCGACATCGTCGGCGACCGTATGTTCGATGGTGATGCGCGGCTGATGGAACACCGCGACCCCGGCCCCCATGCCGTCGACCAGCTTCTGCCCCGACAGCCGCTGCGCCGACTGGTCGGCGGCGGCGGCATCGGTGCGCGCCGCGGTGTCGACCAGATCGGCATTGGCGATCAGCTCGGACAGCACCATCGCGACCGTTTGCAGCGTCTCGATCTCGATCTCTTCATAGCGGCGCGGTTCGGCGTGCTGGACGCAAAGCACGCCGACGGCGCGCTCGCGCCGGATGATCGGCACCCCTGCAAAGCTGTGGAACAACTCCTCGCCCGTTTCGGGGCGATAGGAAAAGTCGGGGTGCGCCGCGGCTTCGTCGAGGTTCAGCGTTTCGATCTGCTCGGCGATCGTGCCGACCAGCCCTTCGCCAAGGCCGAGGCGGGTGACATGCACTGCCTCCTGTTTCAGCCCGCGCGTCGCGTAAAGCTCGAGCGCGCCGTCGCGCAGCAGGTAGATCGAGCAGACCTCGCTGTCGAGGCATTCGCCAATGATGCCGACGACCTGGTTGAGCTTGCCCTGGGCGTTGGCGCGCGAGGCCATGACCTCGTGCAGCCGGGTCAATATGGTGCGCGCCGACTGGGCGGCTGTCGAGGGCGGGGGCGGGGCGTTGGTCATCGCCCTCCTGCTATCAGAAGGAGGCCGCGCGCGCCAATAGGTCGCGCGCTATCTCTTCACCACAGCCTAGTTTCCGGAAGGCGGAGGGGGCGACGTGACAGTCGTGTCGGCGGCGTCCACCGGCATGGCTGCGGGCATCGGTGCACTTATCGGCGCGGGGCGCGGCGCATATTTTGCGTCCCACGCCGCCACATCGGCCTGATATTTGGCATAGGCTTCGTAAAAGTCGATGAAGGGCTCGTCGAGCCGTCCCAGATGCACCGGCGCCTGCTCGACCAGCTGGGCGCTGGGCGTGGCCGAAACGATCTGCGCGATTTCGTTCGCCCGCGCGCAGAAGGCCCGTTGCGCCGGGGGTTGCGCGAAATAGTTGAAGAGCTGCGTCGACAGGCGATCGCGCGCCGCAGTGCCGTTGGTCCTGGTTTCCTTGCCCAGATTGCGGATCACGCTTCGTTCGGTTTCGCGGATCGTCTTGCCATGCGTCTTGATGATATTGTTGTAGGCGGCAACCAGCGTCGTTTCCTCAAGGCCGCGGCAACCGATCGCCGCGACGTTCAGCCCGATCTTGAGCTGCCAGAAGGCGCGCTCGCCGGTGACGCCGCTGTTCGCGGTGACGAACTTCCCGTCGATCCCGCGCCCCGGCAGAATCTGTGTCAGCGACGCATTGCCCGGCGGCAACGGTCGCGGCGGGATAACGACAACCGGTGGCGCCGGGGGCGGCGGCGGCGGCGGGGGCGGCGGCTTCGGCGCGCAGGCGGCGACGCTCGCCAGCAAGCCGGCCAGGATGATTTTACGCGACAGTTTCATGTCCCACTCCCCAACCGCAAAAAGGTGCGGCATCAACCCCGGGCGTGCAAGGCCGCTTCGGCCTGTTGCACCAGCGATGCGACGATTTCGGCCGCACTCTCTTCTTCGGATACCATACCGACAGATTGCCCTGCCATTAACGACCCGTTCTCGACGTCGCCGTCGATGACCGCGCGGCGCAGCGCGCCCGCCCAATAATGTTCGATCTCCAGCTGCGCCGCGGCCATGTCGACCTCACCCCTGTCGAGCTTGTTCGCGACCTCGCGCTGCTTGGCGGTAAAGGCCTCGGTCCCGGCGTTCTTGAGCGCGCGCACCGGAATCACCGGCAGGCGGGGGTCGATCTGGACGCTCGCGACCGCTTCGCGCGCCGAGGCGCGGAGGAAGGCTTTCTTGAAATTGGGATGCGCGATGCTTTCGGTCGCACAGACGAAGCGCGTGCCGAGCTGGACCCCCGATGCGCCCATCTCCAGATAGGCGGCGATCGCCTCGCCGCGGCCGATGCCGCCCGCGACGAAAATCGGCAGTTCGTCGGCAAGCGATGGCAGGATTTCCTGCGCCAGCACGCTCGTCGAAACGGGGCCGATGTGGCCGCCCGCCTCCATCCCTTCGATCACCAGCGCATCGACCCCCGCGCGGACGAGCTTCCTGGCAAGGGCGAGGGTGGGGGCAAAGCAGATCACCCTCGCGCCCGACGCCTTGATCGCCTCGAGACTGCCCTTGGGTGGCAGGCCGCCCGCGAGCACGACATGGCCGACATTGTGCTTGGCACAGACGGCGATCAGCTCGAACAATTGCGGGTGCATGGTGATCAGGTTGACGCCGAAATTGCGCGTGGCCAGCGCCCTGGTCGCGGCGATTTCGGCGTCGAGCAGTTCGGGCGTCATCGCACCGCACGCGATCACGCCGAATCCGCCGGCGTTGCTGATCGCGCTGACCAGATGGCGCTCGGAAACCCAGCTCATCGCGCCGCAGAGGATGGCATAGTCGCTGCCGAGGAGCTCGGTCCCGCGGGCCATCAGTTCGTGTATTTTGCTCATTGACGCCGCCTTTGCCAGTCTCGGCGTTTCGGCGCAATGGATAGCGATGATCGCGCTTGCGGCTCGTCGCGCGCGCGAGTCGGTTCGGCGCGCGGGGAAGCCGGGAAGGGTGGGGGCGCTTGATCGCTTCGTTCGATGACTGAATACAGCTTATTCGGTTAGGTCGATTGGCCGGTGCGGCCTATCCTTCCGGATATCCGACAGGAGGAAGCCAACGACCCAACGTCAGTCCACGTTTTTCTCCGGTGGCCCGGTGGCCGCACGCGTCATGCGCGCGTCATCGCACCCGACCATCATCACAAAAGCCTTGAGAGGAGAGACTGTATGAACGACCCGACCCCCATCGACCCCGCGGGTGGCTGTCCCGTCCACCAACCCGGCGGTGTTCGCGCGCTGCTCGGCCGCACCAACCGGGATTGGTGGCCCGACATGCTGGCGACCGAGATTCTGAGTCCGAATGGCCCGTCGAACCCGATGGGCGAGGATTTCGATTATGCGAAGGCATTCAGGTCGCTCGACTATTACGCGCTGAAGGACGATCTCAAGGCGCTGATGACCGACAGCCAACCCTGGTGGCCCGCCGATTATGGCCATTATGGTCCCTTCTTCATCCGCATGGCGTGGCACGCCGCGGGCACCTATCGCACCGCCGACGGACGCGGCGGCGCGAACAGCGGGCAACAGCGCTTCGCGCCGCTCGACAGCTGGCCCGACAACGGCAATCTGGACAAGGCGCGCCGCCTGCTTTGGCCGATCAAGCAGAAATATGGCAACAAGATCAGCTGGGCCGACCTGTTCGTCCTGGCCGGCAATGTCGCGATCGAAAGCATGGGCGGCCCGGTATTCGGCTTCGGCGGCGGCCGCGTCGATGTCTATGAACCCGAACGCGACATTTACTGGGGCAGCGAGGACAAATGGGTCAATGAGGGCGTCCAGACCCGCATCGACCCCGCCAAGGGCATGGAGACGATCGAGGGACCGCTCGCCGCGATCCAGATGGGTCTCATCTACGTCAATCCCGAAGGCCCCGGCGGCAATCCGCACGACGACGCGGGCATGGCGCGCGACATGAAGGAAACCTTCAAGCGCATGGCGATGAACGACGAGGAAACCGTCGCGCTCACCGCCGGCGGCCACACCTTCGGCAAGGCGCATGGCAATGGCGACGCCGCGCTGCTCGGCCCGGCGCCCGCGGGCGGCGACCTTGCCGCGCAGGGGTTCGGCTGGGTCAGTTCCCATGAAAGCGGCGGCATCGGCAAACATGCCGTCACCAGCGGCATCGAAGGCGCGTGGACCAACACGCCGCGCGAGTGGTCCGAAAATTATTTCCGCCTGCTGCTCGACTATGACTATGAACTGGTGAAGTCGCCTGCCGGCGCCTACCAGTGGCAGCCGATCAATCAGAAAGAGGAGGATATGGCGCCCGCGGCGTGGGATCCGAGCATCAAGGTTCCGACGATGATGACCACCGCCGACATGGCGCTGAAGCGCGATCCCGCCTATCGCGCGATCAGCGAGCGGTTCCGCAACGACCATGAAGCCTTCAAGGACGCCTTCGCGCGCGCCTGGTTCAAGCTCACGCACCGCGACATGGGGCCGAAGGTCCGTTATCTCGGCCCCGAAGTCCCTGACGAGGATCTGATCTGGCAGGATCCGATCCCCGCGGGCACCATGCCCTCGGACGCCGAGGTGCAGGCGGCGAAGGACAGGATCGCGGCGAGCGGCCTGACCGTCAGCCAGCTCATCAAGACCGCCTGGGCGTCGGCCAGCACTTTCCGCAAGTCCGACTTCCGCGGCGGCGCCAACGGCGCGCGCGTGCGCCTGGCGCCGCAGAAGGACTGGGAGGTCAACGAACCGGCGATGCTGGCGAAGGTGCTCGACACGCTCGACGGGCTGCGCGGCAGCCTGTCGATGGCCGACGCGATCGTGCTCGGCGGCGTGGTCGGGCTGGAAAAGGCGATCAGGGATGCCGGCTTCAACGTCCCCGTGCCCTTTGTGGGCGGCCGCGGCGATGCGACGCAGGAACAGACCGACGTCGAAAGCTTCGAGGTGATGGAGCCCGAGGCCGACGCCTTCCGCAACTATGTCGGCAAGAAGAAGCTGGCGGTGAAGGTCGAGGAAATGATGCTCGACCGCGCGTCGCTGCTCGGCCTGTCGGTGCCCGAGATGACGGTGCTGATCGGCGGGCTGCGCGTGCTCGGCGCCAACCACGGCGAGCGCGGTCACGGCCACTTCACCAGGCGCTCGGGACAGCTGACCAACGACTTCTTCGTCAACCTGCTCGACATGACGAATGTGTGGAAGGCGGTCGAGGGATCGGATGACCAGGAATATGTCGCGACCGACCGCGCGAGCGGC is a genomic window of Sphingopyxis sp. FD7 containing:
- a CDS encoding glycosyltransferase family 4 protein, which translates into the protein MDGIDPGGATSIPRVDADDGRGGSSQTKVVIFSAYFPSHGGGMELACADLAGALHRAGMRVEWVSQADGEPGDQPGIKYTPVTGTDFIYALSGVPLPIPMPWSIPAISRAINRADVAIVAEANFILSAISFLVAKWNRTPTLLIQHVGEPSTVSKLARFVMRIGEALVVRPMVRSADTVICVSPVVARHFARIRTKSDCLTIGHGLDLNMFRPSIDRAEKDEDRAALGLERDRRIAAFVGRLTESKGVSIIAGMAARRPDWTFVIAGTGPIDPRLWNLANVKVLGHLGRDQVAKLYRASDVTVLPSPSESFSLVVREALAAGCRVLCSDQILETDAGLRPFIVTERVDLGHPHETAGRFAAALDRCPTAPASEARAYVMEHCSPAHLFGRYIGLIEEMKRRGETP
- a CDS encoding lysylphosphatidylglycerol synthase domain-containing protein, with product MIRSYRTAFISLSLIVAALAMWLWLRNFDVSTAELAVLLDNLNWWSIAPLFALVAGHVALSSWRWSIIEGVLAGERPSFGPAYTTGALAQALGTFLPSPLVHAACRGMANRLNGENGLRGAFSGGLDQMADFAVVLLMAVPAAFALAYRDIDIYLLGAALVALLGLGLTILLPALCRPFRRFSIFRGKAAILLRFDHPVLLKLYGISLLRLANLTGMNLVVHAAIGTATIDAILVGVPLVALATSVAMLPGALGVSEWSFSAIFDRFGVDPVGIVLFVLANRILLTGVSLAVAASTLLMRAPSWLRMRLDAVSPG
- a CDS encoding glycosyltransferase family 2 protein → MRVRQFEAASPLPQENRAPTIAVLLPCYNEGLVIATVVERFRSMLPDADIYVYDNNSSDNSADIARGSGAIVRSEKRQGKGFVVRRMFADIDADIYLMCDADDTYDAGAAPELIRQLIDDGLDMVVGTRTDVSGTAYRPAHRFGNWMLTSLVRTMFGGVFSDMLSGYRVFSRRFVKSFPPMSQGFEIETELTIHALQLEMPVGEMPTRFKDRVEGSESKLQTVSDGFRILWTIGMLLKQERPFALFGSISLMLFCLSLLFGYPVIVEYAQSGTVPRLPMAVLATGTMILAFLNLFCGLILDTVTRGRKEAKLLRYLQLSSIMARLESAAANSANNR
- the ptsP gene encoding phosphoenolpyruvate--protein phosphotransferase; this translates as MTNAPPPPSTAAQSARTILTRLHEVMASRANAQGKLNQVVGIIGECLDSEVCSIYLLRDGALELYATRGLKQEAVHVTRLGLGEGLVGTIAEQIETLNLDEAAAHPDFSYRPETGEELFHSFAGVPIIRRERAVGVLCVQHAEPRRYEEIEIETLQTVAMVLSELIANADLVDTAARTDAAAADQSAQRLSGQKLVDGMGAGVAVFHQPRITIEHTVADDVEAERHRVYAAFDKMREQIDRMASQAEFGVGGEHEEVLETYKMFAYDEGWSRRINEAIDSGLTAEAAIERVQQRTRMRMRQIDDPLLRDRMHDLEDLSNRLIRIVSGQMGTAAQMGLRQDSILIARNLGPAELLEYDRRRLKGVVLEEGSLTAHVIIVARAMGVPVIGRVRDVRSSIREGDLLLLDAGAGTVHVRPTPAVQEAFDAKLAISQKRRADLAALRDLPAVTRDGVPIELMINAGLREDVAALDLTGARGIGLFRTEFQFLVSATLPARERQQRLYRDVLDAAGDRPVIFRTVDIGGDKALPYMNVEGGAQEENPAMGWRALRLALDREGLLKVQARALMEAAAGRTLNVMFPMVSEPWEYEAARQLFVGQRAWLASHNKKLPVAIRYGAMLEVPGLVETLDLMLPHLDFLSIGTNDLTQFLFAADRAHPRLAERYDWLSPTVMRYLARVVKIVSGSKVALGVCGEMGGRPLEAMALLGLGIDRLSITPAGVGPVKAMIRSLDLGKLRADMPAILAQPAPDPRGQYRDWAAAHGVDLGD
- a CDS encoding NAD(P)H-dependent flavin oxidoreductase; protein product: MSKIHELMARGTELLGSDYAILCGAMSWVSERHLVSAISNAGGFGVIACGAMTPELLDAEIAATRALATRNFGVNLITMHPQLFELIAVCAKHNVGHVVLAGGLPPKGSLEAIKASGARVICFAPTLALARKLVRAGVDALVIEGMEAGGHIGPVSTSVLAQEILPSLADELPIFVAGGIGRGEAIAAYLEMGASGVQLGTRFVCATESIAHPNFKKAFLRASAREAVASVQIDPRLPVIPVRALKNAGTEAFTAKQREVANKLDRGEVDMAAAQLEIEHYWAGALRRAVIDGDVENGSLMAGQSVGMVSEEESAAEIVASLVQQAEAALHARG
- the katG gene encoding catalase/peroxidase HPI, with the protein product MNDPTPIDPAGGCPVHQPGGVRALLGRTNRDWWPDMLATEILSPNGPSNPMGEDFDYAKAFRSLDYYALKDDLKALMTDSQPWWPADYGHYGPFFIRMAWHAAGTYRTADGRGGANSGQQRFAPLDSWPDNGNLDKARRLLWPIKQKYGNKISWADLFVLAGNVAIESMGGPVFGFGGGRVDVYEPERDIYWGSEDKWVNEGVQTRIDPAKGMETIEGPLAAIQMGLIYVNPEGPGGNPHDDAGMARDMKETFKRMAMNDEETVALTAGGHTFGKAHGNGDAALLGPAPAGGDLAAQGFGWVSSHESGGIGKHAVTSGIEGAWTNTPREWSENYFRLLLDYDYELVKSPAGAYQWQPINQKEEDMAPAAWDPSIKVPTMMTTADMALKRDPAYRAISERFRNDHEAFKDAFARAWFKLTHRDMGPKVRYLGPEVPDEDLIWQDPIPAGTMPSDAEVQAAKDRIAASGLTVSQLIKTAWASASTFRKSDFRGGANGARVRLAPQKDWEVNEPAMLAKVLDTLDGLRGSLSMADAIVLGGVVGLEKAIRDAGFNVPVPFVGGRGDATQEQTDVESFEVMEPEADAFRNYVGKKKLAVKVEEMMLDRASLLGLSVPEMTVLIGGLRVLGANHGERGHGHFTRRSGQLTNDFFVNLLDMTNVWKAVEGSDDQEYVATDRASGGETWRATRADLIFGSNSELRAVAEVYAESGHEEKFVKDFVKAWTKVMNADRFDLA